A genomic window from Bordetella genomosp. 9 includes:
- a CDS encoding response regulator, producing MILIVEDEPKLAALLTDYLRAARYETESLADGAEALAAIRRMKPDLVLLDLMLPGRDGLEVCRELRTFSDVPVIMVTARVEEIDRLIGLEMGADDYICKPFSPREVVARVKAILRRARGPNNGGHHQSLLEIRPEHHMATLDGKALSLTPVEFRLLQALSAAEGKILSRDALLNHLYADHRVVTDRTVDSHIKNLRRKFEAVLPGHDLIRSIYGVGYKLEMH from the coding sequence ATGATTCTGATCGTAGAAGACGAACCCAAGCTGGCGGCCCTGCTGACCGACTACCTGCGCGCCGCGCGGTACGAAACCGAATCGCTGGCCGACGGCGCCGAGGCGCTGGCGGCGATACGCCGCATGAAACCCGACCTGGTGCTGCTGGACCTGATGCTGCCCGGCCGCGACGGCCTGGAAGTGTGCCGCGAATTGCGCACGTTCAGCGACGTGCCGGTGATCATGGTCACGGCGCGGGTGGAGGAAATCGACCGGCTCATCGGCCTGGAGATGGGCGCCGACGACTACATCTGCAAGCCCTTCAGCCCGCGCGAAGTCGTGGCGCGCGTGAAGGCCATCCTGCGGCGCGCGCGCGGTCCCAACAACGGCGGGCACCACCAGTCCCTGCTGGAGATCCGTCCGGAGCATCATATGGCCACGCTGGACGGCAAGGCGCTGTCGCTGACCCCCGTCGAGTTCCGCCTGCTGCAGGCGCTGTCGGCGGCGGAAGGCAAGATCCTGTCGCGCGACGCGCTGCTGAACCACCTGTACGCGGATCATCGCGTCGTCACCGACCGCACGGTCGACAGCCATATCAAGAACCTGCGGCGCAAGTTCGAAGCCGTGCTGCCCGGCCACGACCTGATCCGGTCGATCTACGGCGTGGGCTACAAGCTGGAAATGCATTGA
- a CDS encoding aminodeoxychorismate synthase component I has translation MFCRFEDRLAGRALQLEGPRDRIEACAPDQVQAALDAMEAARAAGRWVALLLDFELGEWLLPPPAGTASGITGRPRLRALVFDQARQETPWAAAAPPAGSAGAIAAIAARQDRASYLDRIAAIRDGIGRGDYYQVNYTMPLDVRVRGDRRALYRRIAARNPVAHAAFIEDGGQSVLSFSPELFVQRRGDLLTTRPMKGTAPRDADPARDHALGQALLASDKNRAENLMIVDLLRNDLGRIAETGSVRADPLFTLERYPTVWTMTSTVTARAPRAGLGDVLRALFPCGSVTGAPKVAALAHIRQAEIAPRGLYCGSLGWLAPDGDFSLNVAIRTLVVDADGRGVYGVGGGIVHDSEPDSEWQECLWKARILDQELDPA, from the coding sequence GTGCAGGCTGCCCTGGACGCCATGGAGGCCGCCCGTGCCGCCGGCCGCTGGGTCGCGCTGCTGCTGGATTTCGAACTGGGCGAATGGCTGCTGCCCCCGCCGGCCGGCACGGCGAGCGGCATCACCGGCCGGCCGCGCCTGCGGGCCCTGGTATTCGACCAGGCCCGGCAGGAAACGCCCTGGGCGGCCGCCGCGCCGCCGGCCGGAAGCGCGGGCGCCATCGCCGCCATCGCCGCGCGGCAGGATCGCGCCAGCTACCTGGACCGGATAGCGGCCATACGCGACGGCATCGGCCGGGGCGACTATTACCAGGTCAACTACACCATGCCGCTGGACGTGCGCGTGCGGGGTGACCGGCGCGCGCTCTATCGCCGCATCGCCGCCCGCAATCCGGTCGCGCACGCCGCCTTCATCGAGGATGGCGGGCAGTCGGTGCTGTCCTTCTCGCCCGAACTGTTCGTGCAGCGGCGCGGCGACCTGCTGACCACCCGGCCCATGAAAGGCACCGCGCCACGCGATGCCGATCCCGCACGCGACCATGCGCTGGGCCAGGCGCTGCTGGCCAGCGACAAGAACCGCGCCGAAAACCTGATGATCGTCGACCTGCTGCGCAACGACCTGGGCCGCATCGCCGAAACCGGCAGCGTGCGCGCCGACCCCTTGTTCACGCTGGAACGCTATCCCACCGTGTGGACCATGACGTCGACCGTCACGGCGCGCGCGCCGCGAGCCGGCCTGGGCGACGTGCTGCGCGCGCTGTTTCCCTGCGGTTCGGTGACGGGCGCGCCCAAGGTCGCCGCGCTGGCCCACATCCGCCAGGCCGAGATCGCGCCGCGCGGCCTGTATTGCGGCAGCCTAGGCTGGCTGGCGCCGGACGGCGATTTTTCGCTGAACGTGGCGATCCGCACCCTGGTGGTGGACGCCGACGGCCGCGGCGTCTATGGTGTGGGCGGCGGCATCGTCCACGACTCCGAGCCAGATTCCGAATGGCAGGAATGCCTGTGGAAGGCCCGCATCCTCGACCAGGAACTCGACCCCGCATGA
- a CDS encoding ATP-binding protein: MRLGITFKLFLAILATSLAVTLAMGSAVRWNFERHFLSYVKERELRRVDRMRQTLADLYRERGSWEALRGNPSLWNHILTVPPGDPALRRHPPPHGVLEWLSDLDPNLPPPGPLMEPPDPDWAPGRDFLALPFTLLDNQMRVVAGYSAPTPGAPRRAVDVDGMTVGWLVTPFPNRLPSEADQRFQREQSEATWVIGALAALLAAAVSILLARIFLAPVRRLASATHRLSAGDYATRVNVTSADELGRLGQDFNRLAHTLERNESLRREMVADISHELRTPLAILRGEMEALQDGVRPFSPEALASLQAEVSMLSKLIDDLYELALADVGALSYRLAPVSMADIVEQSIDAYRERLAARGLRVETSFSGDPCIVEGDAQRLTQLMNNLLENTSRYTDPGGVVRVVARTEGETVVVECQDSAPGVPAQFLPRLFDRLFRVDPSRSRESGGAGLGLAICQRIVESHRGTIQAMPSDLGGLCVRIVFPLAQAATS, from the coding sequence ATGAGATTAGGCATTACCTTCAAATTGTTCCTGGCCATCCTCGCCACCAGCCTGGCGGTGACCCTGGCCATGGGATCCGCCGTGCGGTGGAACTTCGAGCGTCATTTCCTTTCGTACGTCAAGGAAAGGGAACTACGACGAGTCGATCGGATGCGGCAAACTTTGGCGGACTTGTATCGCGAGCGCGGCAGCTGGGAAGCGCTGCGCGGCAATCCGTCGCTCTGGAACCATATCCTGACGGTGCCGCCCGGCGATCCCGCCCTGCGCCGCCATCCGCCGCCCCATGGCGTGCTGGAATGGTTGTCGGACCTGGATCCCAACCTGCCGCCGCCGGGGCCGCTGATGGAGCCGCCCGATCCGGATTGGGCCCCGGGGCGCGACTTCCTGGCCTTGCCCTTCACCCTGCTGGACAACCAGATGCGCGTGGTGGCGGGCTATTCCGCGCCCACCCCTGGCGCGCCCCGCCGCGCCGTCGATGTGGATGGCATGACCGTGGGATGGCTGGTCACCCCATTCCCCAACCGCCTGCCCAGCGAGGCCGACCAGCGGTTCCAGCGCGAGCAATCCGAAGCGACCTGGGTGATCGGGGCCCTGGCCGCCTTGCTGGCGGCGGCGGTCAGCATCTTACTGGCGCGGATTTTCCTGGCGCCCGTCAGGCGGCTGGCCAGCGCCACCCATCGGCTGTCGGCCGGCGACTATGCCACCCGGGTGAACGTTACCTCGGCGGACGAACTGGGGCGGCTGGGCCAGGATTTCAACCGCCTGGCCCATACCCTGGAACGCAACGAGTCCCTGCGGCGCGAAATGGTGGCCGACATCTCGCATGAATTGCGCACGCCGCTGGCGATACTGCGTGGCGAGATGGAAGCACTGCAGGATGGCGTGCGGCCGTTCTCGCCCGAGGCCCTGGCGTCGCTGCAGGCCGAAGTGTCGATGCTCAGCAAGCTGATCGACGATCTCTACGAACTGGCGCTGGCCGATGTGGGCGCACTGTCGTACCGCCTGGCGCCGGTCAGCATGGCGGATATCGTCGAGCAATCGATCGACGCGTACCGCGAGCGCCTGGCCGCGCGCGGCCTGCGCGTGGAAACTTCTTTCAGCGGCGATCCCTGCATCGTCGAAGGCGACGCCCAGCGCCTGACGCAACTGATGAACAACCTGCTCGAGAACACCTCGCGCTATACCGATCCGGGCGGCGTGGTGCGGGTCGTCGCGCGCACCGAAGGCGAGACCGTGGTGGTGGAATGCCAGGACTCCGCGCCGGGCGTTCCCGCGCAGTTCCTGCCCCGGCTGTTCGACCGGCTGTTTCGCGTGGATCCGTCGCGATCCCGCGAAAGCGGGGGGGCCGGCCTGGGGCTGGCCATCTGCCAGCGCATCGTCGAATCGCACCGCGGCACCATCCAGGCCATGCCGTCCGACCTGGGCGGGCTGTGCGTGCGCATCGTTTTTCCCCTGGCCCAGGCGGCCACGTCCTGA
- a CDS encoding tRNA threonylcarbamoyladenosine dehydratase: protein MSIAIDPPTCDIDAERRFGGLARLYGPGAPDRLRAARIAVVGLGGVGSWTAEALARSGVGALTLIDLDHIAESNVNRQIHALSETLGQAKVAAMAARVGGINPACAVTQVDDFVTPDNVADVLASDFDAVIDCTDQAAAKIAMILHARRRGLGLLVCGGAGGKTDPLALRVGDLSQACNDALLAKLRNKLRREHGYPKAAAKAGKAPSRTPKMHVRALWFDQPAILPAAWTAGAEAEDDVGAMVAPLAPQGLSCAGYGSSITITATMGMAAADQALRLVLART from the coding sequence ATGAGCATTGCCATCGATCCCCCGACCTGCGACATCGACGCGGAGCGCCGCTTCGGCGGCCTGGCGCGCCTGTACGGCCCCGGCGCGCCGGACCGCCTGCGCGCCGCGCGCATCGCGGTGGTGGGCCTGGGGGGCGTCGGTTCCTGGACGGCGGAAGCGCTGGCGCGCAGCGGCGTGGGCGCCCTGACGTTGATCGACCTCGACCACATCGCCGAATCCAATGTGAACCGGCAGATCCATGCCTTGTCGGAAACGCTGGGCCAGGCCAAGGTCGCGGCGATGGCGGCCAGGGTGGGCGGCATCAATCCGGCGTGCGCCGTCACGCAGGTCGACGACTTCGTCACGCCCGATAACGTCGCCGACGTGCTGGCCTCGGACTTTGACGCCGTGATCGACTGCACGGACCAGGCGGCGGCGAAGATCGCCATGATCCTGCATGCCCGCCGGCGTGGCCTGGGCCTGCTGGTATGCGGCGGCGCGGGCGGCAAGACCGACCCGCTGGCCTTGCGCGTGGGCGATCTGTCGCAGGCCTGCAATGACGCCTTGCTGGCGAAGCTGCGCAACAAGCTGCGCCGCGAACACGGTTATCCCAAGGCCGCCGCCAAGGCCGGCAAGGCGCCGTCACGGACGCCGAAGATGCACGTGCGGGCCTTGTGGTTCGACCAGCCGGCGATCCTGCCGGCCGCCTGGACCGCCGGGGCGGAGGCGGAAGACGACGTTGGCGCCATGGTGGCGCCGCTCGCGCCGCAAGGCTTGTCCTGCGCCGGGTACGGCTCGTCCATCACCATCACCGCGACCATGGGCATGGCGGCGGCCGATCAGGCCCTGCGGCTGGTATTGGCGCGCACCTAG
- a CDS encoding aminotransferase class IV, with protein MSATSSPRAPAVLPDLIETLRVDADGRMPLLDRHMARLQASCAALGHRSDAARVRAEVLTAAGTAQGPGPHRLRLLHHPDGTLTLRTAPLPPLPTPQGVCLWTSRLSSGESMLRHKTTHRPWYDDITEWLARHPDLFDAVLCNERGELCEGSRTNVYLQMGGTWFTPPVDCGCLPGVQRAALLDAGLVQERILYEDDMRRASRIRLSNALRGWMDVEFRLGAKAAPAR; from the coding sequence ATGAGCGCCACCTCCAGCCCACGCGCACCGGCCGTCCTGCCGGACCTCATCGAAACCCTCCGCGTCGATGCCGACGGACGCATGCCGCTGCTGGATCGCCACATGGCGCGCCTGCAGGCTTCGTGCGCCGCGCTCGGCCACCGCTCGGATGCCGCCAGGGTGCGCGCGGAAGTGCTCACGGCCGCCGGCACGGCGCAAGGCCCCGGACCGCACCGCCTGCGCCTGCTGCACCATCCGGATGGCACGCTGACGCTGCGCACCGCGCCGCTGCCGCCGCTGCCCACGCCCCAAGGCGTCTGCCTGTGGACCAGCCGGCTGTCGTCCGGCGAATCGATGCTGCGCCACAAGACCACGCACCGGCCCTGGTATGACGACATCACCGAATGGCTGGCGCGGCATCCGGACCTGTTCGACGCGGTGCTGTGCAACGAGCGGGGCGAGTTGTGCGAAGGCAGCCGCACCAACGTCTATCTGCAGATGGGCGGCACATGGTTCACGCCGCCCGTGGACTGCGGCTGCCTGCCCGGGGTGCAGCGCGCCGCGCTGCTGGACGCCGGCCTGGTCCAGGAGCGCATCCTGTACGAGGACGATATGCGGCGCGCCAGCCGCATCCGTTTATCCAACGCGCTGCGCGGGTGGATGGACGTGGAATTCCGCCTGGGCGCGAAAGCGGCGCCGGCGCGCTAG